In one window of Chitinophagales bacterium DNA:
- a CDS encoding dipeptidase, whose protein sequence is MEAWKQYQEANKDRFLEELLDLLRIPSVSARSEHKADMIRCAEAVEAHLKKAGADTTKIYATPGHPIVYGEKNVDPSKPTVLVYGHYDVQPPDPLELWHSGPFEPVIKDGKIYARGACDDKGQFFMHVKALEVMNNSGSFPCNIKFLIEGEEEVGSPNLATFVQENKDLLKADVILISDTSMLSMDTPSIDVGVRGLSYIEVEVTGPNRDLHSGVYGGAVANPITMLAKMIASCHDENNHITIPGFYDDVVEATPEERAKMAKAPFNEAAYKQDLGVTELWGEKGYATNERTGIRPTLELNGIWGGYTGEGAKTVLPSKAYAKISARLVPNQSSAKITEKLLNYFQSIAPAGVTVKASEHHGGEPYMTPIDSKEYQAAAKAIQTTFGKEPIPVRGGGSIPICALFEKELGLKIVFMGFGLDSDNLHSPNEKYDLFNFYKGIETIPYFHQYYANK, encoded by the coding sequence ATGGAAGCTTGGAAGCAATATCAGGAAGCCAATAAAGACCGTTTTCTAGAAGAACTGCTGGACCTGTTGAGAATACCCAGTGTGAGTGCAAGAAGTGAGCATAAAGCAGATATGATTCGTTGTGCGGAAGCGGTGGAAGCTCACCTGAAAAAAGCAGGTGCAGATACCACAAAAATTTATGCTACACCAGGCCATCCAATTGTCTATGGCGAGAAAAATGTAGATCCTTCCAAACCAACAGTGTTGGTCTATGGCCACTACGATGTACAGCCACCTGATCCATTGGAGCTCTGGCATAGCGGTCCGTTTGAGCCGGTAATCAAAGACGGAAAAATCTATGCACGAGGTGCATGTGATGATAAAGGCCAATTCTTCATGCATGTGAAAGCATTGGAGGTAATGAACAATAGCGGCAGCTTCCCATGTAATATCAAATTCCTGATTGAAGGCGAGGAAGAAGTGGGCAGTCCTAACCTGGCCACATTCGTACAAGAGAATAAAGATTTATTGAAAGCCGATGTAATCCTAATCAGTGATACTTCTATGCTGAGTATGGATACACCTTCTATTGATGTGGGTGTACGCGGACTAAGTTATATTGAAGTAGAAGTAACCGGACCAAACCGTGATTTACACAGCGGCGTTTACGGTGGTGCTGTTGCCAACCCCATCACCATGCTGGCTAAAATGATTGCTTCTTGTCATGATGAAAACAACCATATCACCATACCCGGTTTCTATGATGATGTGGTAGAAGCTACGCCAGAAGAAAGAGCCAAAATGGCCAAAGCACCTTTCAATGAAGCTGCTTATAAACAAGACCTTGGCGTTACAGAACTCTGGGGTGAAAAAGGATATGCTACTAATGAAAGAACAGGTATCCGTCCAACACTGGAGTTGAATGGTATCTGGGGCGGTTATACCGGTGAAGGTGCAAAGACCGTTCTGCCTTCCAAAGCCTATGCAAAGATTTCTGCACGCTTGGTGCCTAATCAGTCTTCTGCGAAAATTACTGAGAAGCTCCTGAATTATTTTCAAAGCATCGCACCTGCTGGTGTAACTGTAAAAGCATCAGAGCATCATGGTGGTGAACCCTATATGACGCCGATTGATTCAAAAGAATATCAGGCAGCTGCCAAAGCCATTCAGACCACTTTTGGTAAGGAGCCTATTCCTGTGCGTGGTGGCGGTAGTATTCCCATCTGTGCTTTGTTTGAAAAAGAACTGGGCCTGAAGATTGTATTCATGGGCTTTGGTTTGGATAGCGATAACCTGCATAGTCCGAATGAGAAATACGATCTGTTCAATTTCTACAAGGGCATTGAAACCATTCCTTATTTCCATCAGTACTATGCGAACAAGTAA
- a CDS encoding RNA-binding S4 domain-containing protein — protein sequence MAEAKEKLRLDKYLWSIRLFKTRSQAAEACEKGKVKFQGAAAKAAKTVHVGDEYEVKTEAKRWVIKVTGLLDHRVQYSEAIQHYLDLTPAEEIERMKVVAASFHTGKRLSKIGRPTKRERRDLDDFMEN from the coding sequence ATGGCTGAGGCGAAAGAGAAACTGAGACTGGATAAATACTTATGGTCGATACGCCTGTTTAAAACCCGCTCACAGGCGGCCGAAGCCTGTGAAAAAGGAAAAGTAAAGTTTCAGGGTGCTGCAGCCAAAGCTGCCAAAACAGTGCATGTTGGTGATGAATATGAAGTGAAGACTGAAGCCAAACGCTGGGTGATTAAAGTAACAGGCTTATTGGATCATCGTGTACAATACAGCGAAGCAATACAGCATTACTTAGACCTTACACCCGCTGAAGAGATTGAACGGATGAAAGTGGTTGCAGCTTCTTTTCATACCGGTAAACGTTTGAGTAAGATTGGCCGACCAACCAAGCGTGAGCGAAGAGACTTAGATGACTTCATGGAAAACTAA
- the trmD gene encoding tRNA (guanosine(37)-N1)-methyltransferase TrmD, whose product MTIDIISVLPELLESPLSHSIMKRAQDKGLLEVRVHHLRKWAVNAYGQIDDYQYGGGAGMVMMCEPLAKAIDELQEQYGKYDAIIYMTPDGERFEQKIANRLSLKEKLLIICGHYKGIDERIRQQYVTMEISIGDYVLSGGELAAAVVVDAIGRLLPGVLNDETSALFDSFQDQLLAPPVYTRPVDFRGMLVPDVLLSGDPKKVADWRHEHALERTKTRRPDLLNGE is encoded by the coding sequence ATGACCATCGACATCATCAGTGTATTACCCGAACTATTAGAAAGTCCACTTTCGCACAGCATCATGAAACGTGCGCAGGATAAGGGCCTGCTGGAAGTGAGGGTGCATCATTTGCGTAAATGGGCAGTGAATGCCTATGGACAGATTGATGATTACCAATACGGAGGCGGCGCAGGTATGGTGATGATGTGCGAACCTTTGGCCAAAGCTATAGACGAGTTGCAAGAACAGTATGGCAAGTACGATGCCATCATCTATATGACACCTGATGGTGAACGGTTTGAACAAAAGATAGCCAATCGCTTATCCCTAAAAGAGAAACTGCTCATCATCTGCGGCCATTATAAGGGCATTGATGAGCGTATTCGCCAGCAGTATGTCACCATGGAAATTTCCATTGGTGATTATGTACTCAGCGGCGGAGAGTTGGCAGCAGCGGTGGTGGTAGATGCCATAGGGCGTTTATTGCCGGGCGTGCTGAATGATGAAACCTCTGCCCTATTTGATTCTTTTCAGGATCAATTACTGGCCCCACCAGTATATACAAGGCCCGTAGATTTCCGGGGCATGCTGGTACCGGATGTTTTGCTGAGTGGTGATCCCAAAAAAGTGGCTGATTGGCGACACGAACATGCACTCGAAAGAACCAAAACAAGGAGACCCGACTTGCTGAATGGAGAGTGA